One window of the Planktothrix sp. FACHB-1365 genome contains the following:
- the folP gene encoding dihydropteroate synthase, which produces MTAVLNPLTIKKTCFQWGKRTYIMGVLNITPDSFSDGGDFNSLERAFNQAQKIVEAGADIIDIGGQSTRPGAEVVSLTEELNRVIPLIQAIRKSADELLANIPISVDTTSSQVAQAAVQAGGDIINDISAATFDPKMLSVVAQLKVPIILMHLRGTPKTMQTLTDYHDLMGELRQFLEERIQAAIHHGISRDYIIIDPGIGFAKTVVQNLKILRNLTELRSLDCPILVGTSRKSFIGHLLNQPDPKQRVWGTAATCVAAIGNSADILRVHDVQEMVDVSRVADAIYRVSLEKD; this is translated from the coding sequence ATGACGGCTGTTCTTAACCCTTTAACAATTAAAAAAACTTGTTTTCAATGGGGAAAACGAACTTATATTATGGGGGTTTTGAATATTACCCCGGATAGTTTTAGTGATGGGGGAGATTTTAATAGTTTAGAACGAGCTTTCAACCAAGCTCAAAAAATAGTGGAAGCAGGAGCGGATATCATTGATATTGGCGGACAATCCACTCGACCCGGTGCGGAAGTTGTTAGTTTAACGGAGGAATTAAACCGTGTTATTCCCCTGATTCAAGCGATTAGAAAGAGTGCGGATGAACTGTTAGCTAATATTCCCATTTCTGTTGATACAACTTCCTCCCAAGTTGCTCAAGCAGCCGTTCAAGCGGGAGGAGATATAATTAATGATATTTCGGCTGCAACGTTTGATCCGAAGATGTTGTCGGTGGTGGCTCAATTAAAGGTTCCTATTATTTTAATGCACCTTCGAGGCACACCGAAAACCATGCAAACTTTAACGGATTATCACGATTTAATGGGAGAATTAAGACAATTTTTAGAAGAACGAATTCAAGCTGCTATTCATCACGGAATTTCGAGAGATTATATTATCATTGATCCGGGGATTGGTTTTGCTAAAACCGTTGTCCAAAATTTGAAAATATTAAGAAATTTAACCGAGTTGCGATCGCTCGATTGTCCTATTTTAGTCGGAACGTCTCGCAAAAGTTTTATTGGTCATCTTTTAAACCAACCTGACCCGAAACAACGGGTTTGGGGAACGGCGGCAACCTGTGTAGCAGCCATTGGGAATTCTGCGGATATATTACGAGTTCATGACGTTCAAGAAATGGTAGATGTCAGTCGAGTTGCTGATGCCATTTATCGGGTGAGTCTTGAAAAAGATTAG